Proteins encoded by one window of Ignavibacteriota bacterium:
- a CDS encoding DUF433 domain-containing protein, which yields MLDLKLHITSNPEVLFGKPAIKNTRIVVDLILEKMAFGDSIEELLDSYPSITIDDINACLLFAAETIKNEIVIPRAS from the coding sequence ATGCTAGATTTGAAATTACATATAACATCAAATCCTGAAGTGCTTTTTGGAAAACCTGCTATTAAAAATACACGTATTGTTGTTGATTTGATTCTTGAAAAAATGGCTTTCGGTGATTCAATTGAAGAACTACTTGATTCTTACCCATCAATAACAATTGATGATATAAATGCTTGCTTACTCTTTGCTGCAGAAACCATAAAAAATGAAATCGTAATTCCTCGAGCATCATAA
- a CDS encoding prolipoprotein diacylglyceryl transferase, which translates to MELLNNYFGFFNYIGFTLSILLLYKLAVKYKFSIITSINLYFLFISLTLIFGTIGYALIYKSNFPFDFDVKNHSHLGSTILIFFVFSILFNQLWFKNIKLYLDLFILPGAFFQVIAKTGCYYGQCCSGIVEIPGLNINLPLQFAEAIFLFVNTLIIASVIFFNKLSIGSGKIFYLYILLFSIERFFAEFYRDESINGFFGIRISFIFLVIMILFSLLIIIKKDKKGNSLSNV; encoded by the coding sequence ATGGAATTACTAAACAATTACTTCGGTTTTTTTAATTATATAGGTTTTACTTTATCCATTCTGTTATTATACAAGTTAGCTGTAAAATATAAATTCAGTATAATAACATCTATTAATCTTTATTTTCTATTTATTTCACTAACACTAATCTTTGGAACAATAGGATATGCTCTGATTTATAAGTCAAATTTTCCGTTTGATTTTGATGTTAAAAATCATTCACATTTAGGTTCTACAATTCTGATATTCTTTGTTTTTTCAATTTTGTTTAATCAGCTATGGTTCAAAAATATTAAATTGTATTTAGACTTATTTATTTTACCCGGAGCTTTTTTTCAAGTAATTGCAAAAACCGGATGCTACTACGGTCAATGTTGTTCAGGCATTGTTGAAATTCCAGGATTGAATATAAATTTACCCTTACAATTTGCAGAAGCAATTTTTTTATTTGTAAATACACTAATAATAGCATCAGTTATATTCTTTAATAAGTTATCCATAGGTAGCGGCAAAATATTCTATCTTTATATTTTACTATTCAGTATTGAAAGATTTTTTGCTGAATTTTATCGTGATGAATCCATAAATGGATTTTTCGGAATTAGAATTAGTTTTATATTTTTAGTCATAATGATATTATTTTCATTATTAATTATTATTAAAAAAGATAAGAAAGGAAATTCATTATCAAATGTGTAA
- a CDS encoding sigma-70 family RNA polymerase sigma factor → MERENSDLENKSFLDSDEYDEIFQMFYSYTINILCCNGIHLDCNFKSDMLKDALTEAFVMYDQKNIKIDAPIAFKHWICKTAYNIFRNQYKQYKQIDFCDNCNFDSISEEYINQSYRNLSWLEIKEHLTGYCLEEDIEFLQKYWYEGYSFKEMTFIYEKSEAALKQRHKRLLDKLRNILPPPKQLIYFNVKIFCHFSSEKIHYQCI, encoded by the coding sequence ATGGAACGAGAAAATTCTGATTTGGAGAATAAGTCTTTTTTAGATTCAGATGAATATGATGAAATATTTCAAATGTTTTATTCATATACCATAAATATATTGTGCTGCAATGGAATACATCTTGATTGCAATTTTAAATCAGATATGCTTAAAGATGCTCTGACTGAAGCTTTTGTAATGTATGACCAAAAAAATATAAAAATTGATGCGCCTATTGCATTCAAGCATTGGATTTGCAAAACTGCATATAATATTTTTCGGAATCAATATAAACAATATAAACAAATTGATTTTTGTGACAATTGTAATTTTGATTCAATATCTGAAGAGTATATTAATCAATCATACAGAAACTTATCATGGTTGGAAATTAAAGAGCATTTGACAGGGTATTGCTTGGAAGAGGATATTGAATTCTTACAGAAATATTGGTACGAGGGGTATTCTTTTAAAGAAATGACATTTATATATGAGAAGAGTGAAGCAGCACTAAAACAAAGACACAAACGACTTTTAGACAAACTAAGAAATATTCTACCCCCCCCTAAACAATTAATTTATTTTAATGTGAAAATATTTTGTCACTTTTCGTCCGAAAAAATACATTATCAATGTATTTAA